In Lacibacter sp. H407, a genomic segment contains:
- the rplU gene encoding 50S ribosomal protein L21, which yields MFAVVKIAGQQFKVSEGQSLYVPHIDGNAGDQVEFSDVLYVDTDGNISVGADANVKVKAEILAERKGKTVIAFKMKRRKGFRKKKGHRTLYTQIKVTGIA from the coding sequence ATGTTTGCAGTTGTTAAAATAGCCGGTCAGCAGTTTAAAGTATCAGAAGGTCAGAGCCTGTACGTTCCCCACATTGATGGTAACGCAGGTGATCAGGTTGAGTTTTCTGATGTATTGTATGTTGATACCGATGGTAACATCAGCGTTGGAGCTGATGCGAACGTGAAAGTGAAAGCTGAAATTCTTGCAGAAAGAAAAGGCAAAACAGTGATTGCGTTTAAAATGAAACGTCGTAAAGGTTTCCGTAAAAAGAAAGGTCATCGTACGCTTTATACGCAGATCAAAGTAACAGGAATTGCGTAA
- a CDS encoding GH3 family domain-containing protein: protein MKIKSVLAKPFAGYIYKTIQKNKLTAVPDQEQILKQLIKVGRGTDYGKELGLDKVNGYDEYKQAVPIRDYEQMRPWIDKIIEGKHNVLWKGVPLYFAKTSGTTSGAKYIPITKESVSNHFGTARNAALCYASETGNTRFFDGKLIFLSGSPELERIGNIPTGRLSGISNHLIPKYLRTNQLPSYETNCIEDWETKLGKIVDETIHQNMTLISGIPPWMQMYFDELMSRTGKKVGDIFPNFSVMIQGGVNFEPYKAKLFESIGRKIDCIELFPASEGFFAFQDSQEAEGLLLNTNDGIFYEFVPAAEIHTENPTRLTLKDVKVGENYALIINSNAGLWGYNLGDTVKFVSTSPYRIVVTGRIKHFISAFGEHVIGEEVEQSLLKAAAEENIHITEFTVAPMIQQGEGKSYHEWFIEFENRPSDMERFANKLNELMRNQNIYYDDLIAGNILKPLKITPMKKNGFIDYMKSIGKLGGQNKVPRLSNDRKIADALVKWVDN from the coding sequence ATGAAAATTAAATCAGTATTGGCAAAACCCTTTGCCGGTTATATATATAAGACCATCCAGAAAAATAAATTAACGGCTGTGCCAGATCAGGAGCAGATCCTGAAGCAGTTGATCAAAGTGGGGCGAGGTACCGATTATGGCAAAGAGCTGGGGCTGGACAAGGTAAACGGCTACGACGAATACAAACAGGCCGTGCCCATCAGGGATTATGAGCAAATGCGGCCCTGGATCGATAAGATCATTGAAGGCAAGCACAATGTATTGTGGAAGGGCGTTCCTCTTTATTTTGCCAAAACATCGGGCACCACCAGCGGAGCGAAATATATCCCCATCACCAAAGAATCGGTCAGCAATCATTTTGGAACCGCCCGGAACGCCGCTCTTTGTTATGCATCTGAAACCGGTAATACCCGTTTTTTCGATGGAAAACTCATCTTTCTATCCGGGTCACCGGAGCTGGAGCGGATCGGTAATATTCCCACCGGCCGGTTAAGCGGCATCTCCAACCACCTGATTCCGAAATACCTGCGTACCAATCAGCTCCCATCATACGAAACCAATTGTATTGAAGATTGGGAAACCAAACTGGGCAAAATAGTGGATGAAACCATTCACCAGAATATGACCCTCATCAGCGGTATTCCGCCATGGATGCAGATGTATTTTGATGAATTGATGAGCCGCACCGGGAAAAAGGTAGGCGATATTTTCCCCAATTTCAGCGTAATGATCCAGGGTGGGGTGAATTTTGAACCCTACAAAGCCAAACTGTTTGAAAGCATTGGACGAAAAATCGATTGTATTGAGTTGTTCCCCGCCAGCGAGGGCTTTTTTGCCTTTCAGGATTCGCAGGAAGCAGAGGGATTATTGCTAAACACCAATGATGGGATTTTTTACGAGTTTGTGCCGGCAGCAGAAATTCATACCGAAAACCCAACGAGACTAACGTTGAAAGATGTGAAAGTGGGTGAAAACTATGCACTAATTATAAATAGTAATGCCGGACTTTGGGGCTACAATCTTGGCGATACCGTGAAATTCGTATCTACCAGTCCGTACCGGATCGTTGTTACAGGACGTATCAAACATTTTATTTCTGCTTTTGGTGAGCATGTAATCGGGGAAGAAGTGGAGCAAAGTCTGCTCAAGGCTGCAGCCGAGGAAAATATACATATCACAGAATTTACAGTTGCCCCTATGATCCAGCAGGGCGAAGGAAAAAGCTACCATGAATGGTTTATTGAGTTTGAAAACCGCCCCTCAGATATGGAACGGTTTGCCAACAAACTCAATGAGCTGATGCGGAATCAGAATATTTATTATGATGATCTTATTGCCGGCAATATTTTAAAGCCACTCAAGATCACCCCGATGAAAAAGAATGGATTTATCGATTACATGAAAAGTATTGGTAAATTGGGCGGACAAAACAAAGTGCCACGTCTCAGTAACGATCGCAAGATTGCCGATGCGTTAGTGAAATGGGTAGATAATTAA
- the rseP gene encoding RIP metalloprotease RseP produces the protein MLLAINWAEFGIKAAQLLLSLSILIIFHEFGHFITARWFKCRVEKFYLFFDPWFSIFKKKVGDTEYGIGWLPLGGYVKISGMIDESMDKEAMKLPAQDWEFRSKPAWQRLIIMIGGVTVNVLLAFIIYAMILFVWGEDRTPMNSLKDGIWTQHSLMNEIGLRNGDKILEVNGKPIEYLEDLNLKVFIGSGGKILVERNGKNHEINIPVRLIGKLIESKRKRGLLAYRIPSIVGAYDPKDTAFGKQAGLQEYDKIIAIDGNPVSFYDEMPTLFQQKKSATAQMTVVRKNDTLQLTTKVDKEGRAGIPYLNHSQYAEMGIIKINHQSFGFFESFPAGVNKTFRKLGEYVDQFKLILNPDTEAYKGIGGFKSMGSIFPSEWDWESFWNITALFSIILAFMNLLPIPALDGGHVLFTLIEMITGRKPNEKFLEYAQIVGMVILFGLLIYANGNDLFGWNR, from the coding sequence ATGTTATTAGCAATTAACTGGGCCGAGTTTGGGATCAAAGCCGCACAATTATTATTGTCGCTTTCCATCCTCATCATCTTTCATGAATTCGGACATTTTATTACAGCACGTTGGTTTAAATGCCGTGTTGAAAAATTCTATTTATTTTTTGATCCCTGGTTCTCTATTTTCAAAAAGAAAGTCGGCGATACAGAATATGGTATCGGCTGGCTGCCATTAGGCGGTTATGTAAAAATTTCCGGGATGATCGATGAGAGCATGGACAAAGAAGCCATGAAACTACCTGCCCAAGACTGGGAGTTTAGAAGTAAACCGGCCTGGCAACGTTTGATCATTATGATTGGCGGTGTAACGGTGAATGTGTTGCTTGCGTTTATCATTTATGCCATGATTTTATTTGTGTGGGGTGAAGACAGAACACCAATGAACAGTTTGAAAGATGGTATTTGGACTCAGCACTCCTTAATGAACGAAATTGGTTTGCGTAACGGTGATAAAATACTGGAGGTTAATGGGAAACCAATTGAATATCTTGAAGACTTAAATCTGAAAGTATTCATTGGTTCAGGTGGGAAAATACTTGTTGAACGGAATGGTAAAAATCATGAAATTAATATACCTGTTCGATTAATAGGAAAACTAATTGAAAGTAAACGAAAGAGAGGTTTATTAGCATATCGTATTCCATCAATTGTTGGCGCCTACGATCCAAAGGATACAGCTTTTGGTAAGCAGGCGGGTTTACAGGAATATGATAAAATTATTGCAATAGATGGCAATCCCGTTTCTTTTTACGATGAAATGCCTACGTTATTTCAGCAAAAGAAAAGTGCAACAGCACAAATGACAGTTGTTCGTAAAAATGATACGCTTCAACTTACAACAAAAGTTGATAAAGAAGGAAGAGCAGGAATTCCTTATCTCAATCATAGTCAATATGCTGAAATGGGTATTATCAAGATCAATCATCAAAGCTTTGGTTTTTTTGAATCGTTTCCTGCCGGTGTAAATAAAACGTTTCGTAAGTTAGGTGAGTATGTTGACCAGTTCAAACTTATTCTCAATCCTGATACTGAAGCCTACAAAGGCATCGGTGGTTTCAAATCGATGGGTTCTATTTTCCCTTCAGAATGGGATTGGGAAAGTTTCTGGAATATCACAGCTTTATTCAGCATCATTCTTGCGTTCATGAACCTGTTGCCCATTCCTGCACTGGATGGCGGGCATGTTCTTTTCACATTAATCGAAATGATCACCGGACGTAAACCAAACGAGAAATTTTTAGAATACGCACAAATTGTGGGCATGGTAATTCTATTTGGTTTATTGATCTATGCAAACGGAAATGATCTGTTTGGCTGGAACAGATAA
- a CDS encoding RNA polymerase sigma factor — protein sequence MTQIAAIKIGDESVFEQVYALHHEKLYFYILKKTSSSYIAEEVVQMTFIKLWNYRQSLSEEFSLEVQLFRIAKTTLIDLLRKNANQREVLDRYADVIPQESENVMSNLMKKEAGERISAIIERLPPVRKKVFQLSRESGLTHKEIAAELSLTTKNVENHIAKAIKQIRKAFKVLIFSLLWLLLLVFK from the coding sequence TTGACCCAAATTGCTGCTATAAAAATTGGTGACGAGTCTGTTTTTGAGCAGGTGTATGCGTTGCACCATGAAAAACTGTACTTCTACATTCTGAAGAAAACGAGCTCGAGCTATATCGCAGAGGAAGTGGTGCAGATGACATTTATTAAGCTTTGGAACTACAGGCAAAGTTTGTCGGAAGAATTTTCATTGGAAGTACAACTCTTCCGAATTGCAAAAACTACTTTAATTGATCTTTTACGAAAGAATGCCAACCAGCGAGAGGTACTGGATCGTTATGCAGATGTTATTCCCCAGGAAAGTGAAAACGTAATGTCCAACCTAATGAAAAAGGAAGCTGGCGAACGGATCAGTGCGATTATTGAGCGGTTGCCGCCTGTGCGTAAAAAAGTGTTTCAATTAAGCCGTGAAAGTGGATTGACACACAAAGAGATTGCAGCGGAACTTTCGCTCACTACTAAAAATGTTGAGAACCATATAGCAAAGGCCATTAAGCAGATACGAAAAGCTTTCAAAGTTCTTATTTTTTCTTTGTTATGGTTGCTTCTGCTTGTTTTTAAATAA
- a CDS encoding FecR family protein, with protein MKITDQLIEQFFQDQCNASEVEAVIAYLNEHPGVVEQYIGEADWSDFQQMNRLHPVVSEKMLSTIRQSTYGEVKARTWLRYVAAAAVLITIGFGVNYFTRNGNEVITEQTAVVEKDSASPVLKLVTNKTKNAQEIKLADGSVVMLEANSELQYYEPFEAEKRSFYLKGEAYFKVAKDKTKPFTVYSNEISTTALGTAFTVSAFETNAMITVKLHEGRVVVKGGVKSTKLERDYFLIPGDEFRYNRTTNVATVVRSSKPLSNKKNGDVKTDDENESNWFMFNNQKLSQVLDQLSAIYNVKIEYSGTELNKMNFIGKIEKSDSIEQILNDIALLNNLTVTKTDSGYSIRRK; from the coding sequence ATGAAGATTACGGATCAACTCATCGAACAATTTTTTCAGGATCAATGCAATGCTTCGGAGGTTGAGGCTGTGATTGCGTACCTGAATGAGCATCCGGGTGTTGTTGAACAATATATTGGTGAAGCGGATTGGTCTGATTTTCAGCAAATGAACAGGTTGCACCCTGTAGTGTCGGAAAAAATGCTTTCAACGATCCGTCAATCAACTTACGGGGAAGTGAAAGCAAGAACATGGCTGCGATATGTGGCAGCGGCCGCAGTGCTTATTACAATAGGTTTTGGGGTGAACTATTTTACCCGAAATGGTAACGAGGTGATAACCGAACAGACGGCAGTGGTTGAAAAAGACAGTGCTTCACCTGTTTTGAAATTAGTGACTAACAAAACGAAGAATGCTCAGGAAATAAAGTTGGCAGACGGTTCAGTTGTTATGTTAGAGGCTAACAGTGAACTTCAATACTACGAACCTTTTGAAGCAGAAAAGAGAAGTTTTTATTTAAAGGGTGAAGCTTATTTTAAAGTTGCAAAAGATAAAACGAAACCGTTTACTGTTTACAGTAACGAAATATCCACAACGGCCCTTGGAACCGCTTTCACCGTGAGTGCGTTTGAAACCAATGCGATGATAACAGTGAAGCTACACGAAGGAAGAGTAGTTGTTAAAGGGGGAGTAAAGTCGACGAAATTGGAAAGGGATTATTTTCTTATACCCGGAGATGAATTCAGATATAACCGGACCACCAATGTTGCTACGGTTGTAAGAAGTTCGAAACCGTTAAGCAATAAAAAGAACGGCGATGTAAAAACAGATGATGAGAACGAATCGAACTGGTTTATGTTTAACAATCAGAAACTGAGCCAGGTGCTTGATCAGTTATCAGCGATCTATAATGTAAAAATTGAGTATTCAGGTACGGAGTTGAACAAGATGAATTTTATCGGGAAAATTGAAAAGTCTGATTCAATTGAACAAATACTAAACGACATAGCCTTGCTGAATAATCTAACTGTTACGAAAACAGATAGTGGTTATTCGATACGAAGAAAGTAA
- a CDS encoding 1-deoxy-D-xylulose-5-phosphate reductoisomerase has translation MQQQQKKRIAIFGSTGSIGTQALDVIEANPELFEVEILTAHTNDELLVKQALQFNPNAVVIVDEKKYQKVKDALASTDVKVFTGEQSLEEVAAFDTYDMMLAAIVGFAGLKPTLRAIENKKAIALANKETLVVAGDIVMQKAVENRVPIIPVDSEHSAIFQCLVGEHRNKIEKIILTASGGPFRGRKPNFLVNVKRDHALQHPNWSMGAKITIDSATLMNKGLEMIEAKWLFNLAPEQIQVVIHPQSIIHSMVQFEDGSIKAQMGLPDMKLPIQYAMAFPQRIANQFPRFDFKKINTLNFEEPDLKTFRNLALAIDALNKGGNLPCIMNAANEIAVWAFLRNRVGFLDMTDIIEKTMNHVPFIEKPTLDEYLDSDAEARNYTASLIQL, from the coding sequence ATGCAGCAACAACAAAAGAAACGTATTGCCATTTTCGGATCAACGGGTTCCATCGGTACACAGGCACTGGATGTTATAGAAGCAAATCCCGAACTGTTTGAAGTAGAAATTCTCACCGCTCATACAAATGATGAACTGCTGGTAAAGCAGGCGTTGCAATTCAATCCCAATGCAGTTGTAATTGTTGATGAAAAAAAATATCAAAAAGTAAAAGATGCATTGGCTTCAACCGATGTAAAAGTATTTACAGGCGAACAGTCATTGGAAGAAGTGGCAGCGTTTGATACGTATGATATGATGCTGGCTGCTATTGTCGGCTTTGCCGGATTGAAACCTACATTGCGGGCCATCGAAAATAAAAAAGCCATTGCATTAGCTAACAAAGAAACGTTGGTGGTTGCAGGTGATATTGTGATGCAGAAAGCAGTGGAGAACAGGGTGCCGATTATTCCGGTTGACAGTGAGCACTCGGCCATTTTTCAATGTTTGGTTGGGGAACACAGAAATAAGATCGAAAAAATTATTCTTACAGCAAGCGGTGGTCCCTTTCGTGGACGAAAGCCTAACTTTTTAGTGAATGTAAAACGGGATCATGCGTTGCAGCATCCCAACTGGAGTATGGGTGCTAAAATTACCATTGACTCTGCCACCTTGATGAACAAGGGGCTGGAGATGATCGAAGCAAAATGGTTGTTTAATCTTGCACCTGAACAGATACAAGTGGTGATTCATCCGCAAAGCATTATTCACAGCATGGTGCAATTTGAAGATGGAAGTATTAAAGCTCAAATGGGCTTACCTGATATGAAACTGCCGATTCAATATGCGATGGCGTTTCCGCAGCGGATTGCCAATCAGTTTCCACGCTTTGATTTTAAAAAGATCAACACATTGAATTTTGAAGAGCCTGATCTTAAAACCTTCCGCAATCTGGCCTTGGCAATTGATGCATTGAATAAAGGAGGTAATCTTCCCTGTATCATGAATGCGGCCAACGAAATTGCTGTGTGGGCGTTTTTGCGCAACCGGGTTGGATTTTTGGATATGACGGATATTATTGAAAAGACGATGAACCATGTTCCGTTTATTGAAAAGCCAACATTGGATGAGTACCTGGATAGTGATGCAGAGGCAAGAAACTACACCGCATCGTTGATCCAACTTTAA
- a CDS encoding MutS family DNA mismatch repair protein codes for MAGTITPENFYRKQLEDLKNHLNNLLKQKQLLGWTRFGILVATGLLIWLFAEYGIFLAAAIFATGLAVFLFAVRKDFANKDAISHHERLIAINQQELLYLQHKYTHQKDGSEFYKDEHPYAGDLDIFGRASLYQYINRTNSQQGNQRLAGWLLAPSNAITIQARQQAVQELIQNTNWRQELQAYGSSAIITIATQQKMEDWLKEGNQFIHKKIWHVIRYLFPIVAVSTLICFLFDVISYQVFLRSALVFTIVAFAITRIIVPLYRKLNKITEEMETLSKSIACIEQVTFQDPLLTSLKQQFYTGNQKASQQIFQLKNIFNRFDYRLNPVVFIPLNIFLLWDLQQVLQLENWKQKNNQQINHWFDALAELEALNSIAIVAFNHPHWSFPQLKIDEPTFIAEQLGHPLIDESKNVLNDFSTIGKEQINLITGSNMAGKSTFLRSVGVNMVLAAMGAPVCAKKLTVTPLKVMSSMRIKDNLEESTSTFYAELKKLKQIIDAVNNNEPVFILLDEILRGTNSNDRHTGSKALIKQLLQHKATGILATHDLELANLAHEYPVSIHNYHFDVQVNADELYFDYKLKRGICQSMNASILMKKIGIEL; via the coding sequence ATGGCAGGAACTATTACACCAGAAAATTTTTACAGAAAACAACTAGAAGATTTAAAAAATCACTTAAACAATCTTCTGAAACAAAAACAGCTTCTTGGCTGGACTCGATTCGGGATTCTGGTTGCAACCGGTTTGCTCATCTGGTTGTTTGCTGAGTACGGTATTTTTTTAGCAGCAGCCATTTTTGCAACCGGACTGGCAGTGTTTTTATTTGCTGTGCGAAAAGATTTTGCAAACAAAGATGCCATCAGTCATCATGAAAGGTTGATCGCTATTAATCAGCAGGAATTACTTTACCTGCAACACAAGTACACACATCAAAAAGATGGCAGTGAATTTTATAAAGATGAACATCCGTACGCAGGCGATCTTGATATCTTCGGCCGGGCTTCGCTTTATCAATACATCAACCGTACAAATTCACAACAAGGAAATCAACGTTTGGCCGGTTGGTTATTAGCTCCATCAAATGCTATTACGATTCAGGCACGGCAACAAGCAGTTCAGGAGTTGATACAAAATACAAACTGGCGTCAAGAGTTACAGGCCTATGGTTCATCAGCCATTATTACTATTGCAACGCAACAGAAAATGGAAGATTGGCTGAAGGAAGGAAATCAATTCATTCATAAAAAAATATGGCATGTCATTCGTTATTTGTTCCCGATCGTAGCAGTCAGCACATTGATTTGTTTTCTGTTTGATGTGATCAGCTATCAGGTTTTTCTCCGCTCGGCCTTAGTATTTACAATTGTGGCATTTGCCATTACCCGCATTATTGTACCGCTCTATCGAAAGCTCAACAAGATCACCGAAGAAATGGAAACGCTATCGAAGAGTATTGCCTGTATCGAGCAGGTTACTTTTCAAGACCCGTTACTCACTTCGTTAAAACAACAATTTTATACCGGCAATCAAAAAGCATCGCAACAGATCTTTCAACTGAAAAATATCTTCAACCGATTCGATTACCGTTTGAACCCTGTTGTATTTATTCCATTGAACATTTTTCTGCTATGGGATCTGCAGCAAGTACTTCAATTGGAGAATTGGAAACAAAAAAATAATCAGCAGATCAATCATTGGTTTGATGCATTGGCAGAACTGGAAGCACTGAACAGTATTGCCATAGTTGCATTCAATCATCCGCATTGGAGTTTCCCGCAATTAAAAATAGATGAGCCAACTTTTATTGCTGAGCAATTAGGTCACCCGTTAATTGATGAAAGCAAAAATGTATTGAATGATTTTTCTACTATCGGAAAAGAGCAGATCAATCTCATCACCGGTTCAAATATGGCGGGCAAAAGCACCTTCCTGCGAAGTGTGGGAGTAAACATGGTATTAGCTGCAATGGGTGCACCTGTTTGTGCAAAGAAATTAACAGTTACTCCGTTGAAAGTAATGAGCAGTATGCGCATTAAAGATAATCTGGAAGAAAGCACTTCTACTTTTTATGCAGAGCTAAAGAAATTGAAACAGATCATTGATGCAGTGAATAACAATGAGCCGGTGTTTATTTTACTGGATGAAATATTACGAGGCACCAATTCAAACGATCGTCACACTGGATCAAAAGCACTCATTAAACAATTACTGCAACATAAAGCAACCGGCATTTTAGCAACACATGATCTGGAACTCGCCAATCTTGCACATGAATATCCGGTAAGCATACACAACTATCATTTTGATGTGCAGGTAAATGCCGATGAATTATACTTCGATTACAAATTAAAAAGGGGTATCTGCCAAAGTATGAATGCTTCTATCTTAATGAAGAAAATTGGTATAGAACTTTAA
- a CDS encoding SusC/RagA family TonB-linked outer membrane protein gives MKKGLLAALGRLLPALTLLLSLSASAQERTSNVTGIVRSENGEPLANVTVVAKNNSTNLTSGTQTDSSGIFKFSKLPVSGRYSFIFSSIGYEPQTLSGYALKEDATTSIIIKLKDSTALLSDIVVIGYGTQKRQQMSTAVSTVKMNTVDQGAGYNPVKMLQGRASGINITSASGIPGARPVVLIRGVGSISGNSAPLFVVDGVPNEGGYPNINPNDIESMEVLKDASAASIYGSRANSGVVLITTKAGAIGKTVVEFEARQGFGVIANDITMANSTEYANVMQVAVDNYNAQRGTSLVYYRPLASEIEETDWTKVVQRSNAKTSNYNLSVSGGNEKTTYFTSFGAFKQEGILKTSEFNQYSYRIKLNHKLNRILQFNTNLAFTLADRDLIEEENSGLKVLRTAREEQPWYSPYTASGDYKVNGTQLIRHNPLMLINEEKWNSKRYEGIGLISLDVKPFKGFKYTPSVKVFASYYDEKKTLTEKMVARAQSAGWGAIAQNKDTRLRYVIDNLFQYNNQVGDLDYSILAGHSFERFSSEDFGVLSDNYANGAFPSSSFGLINAGPNIYANGFGYTAFGLESYISRLNLSYQGKYMLNASMRIDGASKFSQDKRYGTFPSVSAAWLIHKEAFMEKQQLFDELKLRASYGVTGSISGVGNFASRSLVTSGTNSYNGQSGFSLSQIGQPITWEKAQQTNVGIDASILNNRLSFSVDVFQQRTSDLLYNKPVQATSGYTTIASNIGVMENSGIEFSAFGKILTKKFKWDFGGNISFVKNKVVSLIDNTNFLIVPSSGSNLYGGQMHALITGQPVSTWFIYEQTGIYQTDADVPTALFAKGVRAGDVIYRDVNKDGDITDADRLNVGKSIPDFFGGFTSNLSYGGFELSLFGQFAVGNKVMAAWRGVNGTEGTDHLGNAFSNTRLLNGTTVEQFFGIRKEVALNYWNGPGTSNTTPRPVRRGVHTGYGSAGYNFLTSTRFLENASYFKLKTATLSYNIPTTTLKLKSIAGIRVFASVDNFITLTKYSGYDPEQTFESSPGDSNYGVDFGLQATLRTFLFGVNIKF, from the coding sequence ATGAAGAAAGGATTGCTTGCAGCATTAGGACGGCTATTGCCTGCGCTTACATTATTATTAAGTTTATCTGCTTCTGCGCAGGAACGAACCAGTAATGTTACCGGTATTGTACGTAGTGAAAATGGCGAACCATTGGCTAACGTTACAGTGGTGGCAAAAAATAACAGTACGAATTTAACATCGGGCACACAAACAGACAGCTCAGGTATTTTTAAGTTTAGTAAACTTCCCGTTAGCGGACGTTACAGTTTTATTTTTTCCAGTATTGGATATGAACCTCAAACCTTATCCGGTTATGCACTCAAAGAAGATGCAACCACTTCCATCATTATTAAATTAAAGGACAGCACTGCTCTATTGAGTGATATCGTAGTGATTGGATATGGTACACAGAAGCGGCAACAAATGTCAACAGCAGTTTCAACGGTAAAAATGAACACTGTTGATCAGGGTGCCGGCTATAACCCTGTAAAAATGTTGCAAGGCAGGGCAAGTGGAATTAATATCACAAGCGCATCGGGCATTCCGGGTGCAAGGCCTGTTGTTTTAATCCGTGGTGTAGGTTCAATCAGTGGGAATAGTGCTCCGCTTTTTGTTGTTGATGGCGTTCCAAACGAAGGTGGTTATCCAAACATTAATCCGAACGATATTGAATCAATGGAAGTATTGAAAGATGCTTCGGCGGCTTCTATTTATGGGAGCCGTGCAAACAGTGGTGTTGTATTGATCACTACAAAAGCCGGAGCGATTGGAAAAACGGTGGTTGAGTTTGAAGCACGTCAGGGATTTGGCGTAATAGCCAATGATATTACAATGGCGAACTCAACTGAGTACGCAAATGTGATGCAGGTAGCAGTTGATAATTACAACGCACAACGTGGAACTTCATTGGTGTATTACAGACCGCTGGCTTCTGAAATCGAAGAAACTGACTGGACAAAAGTGGTGCAACGCTCCAATGCAAAAACGTCCAATTATAATTTATCGGTGAGTGGTGGAAATGAGAAAACAACCTACTTCACTTCATTTGGTGCGTTTAAACAGGAAGGTATTTTAAAAACGAGCGAGTTTAATCAGTATTCATATCGTATCAAATTGAACCATAAGTTAAATCGTATTCTACAGTTTAATACGAATCTTGCTTTTACATTGGCTGACAGAGATTTAATTGAAGAAGAAAATTCAGGACTAAAAGTTTTACGAACAGCACGGGAGGAACAACCCTGGTACAGTCCGTACACCGCCAGCGGCGATTATAAAGTAAATGGAACGCAGTTGATCAGACACAATCCACTTATGTTGATCAACGAAGAAAAATGGAACTCAAAACGATATGAAGGTATTGGCTTAATCAGTCTCGATGTAAAACCGTTTAAAGGATTTAAATACACCCCATCGGTAAAAGTATTTGCATCATATTACGATGAGAAAAAAACACTGACAGAGAAAATGGTAGCGAGAGCCCAAAGTGCGGGCTGGGGTGCCATTGCGCAAAATAAGGATACCCGCTTACGTTATGTTATTGACAACCTGTTTCAATACAATAACCAGGTTGGTGATCTGGACTACAGTATACTGGCAGGGCATTCGTTTGAACGGTTTTCGTCAGAAGATTTTGGTGTGTTGAGTGATAATTACGCAAACGGTGCATTTCCATCGAGCAGTTTTGGACTGATCAATGCAGGACCGAATATTTATGCAAATGGTTTTGGATATACTGCATTCGGGTTGGAGTCATATATCAGTCGGTTGAATCTCAGTTACCAGGGAAAATATATGTTGAATGCCAGTATGCGGATCGATGGTGCGTCAAAGTTTTCGCAGGATAAACGCTACGGTACATTCCCATCTGTTTCAGCCGCATGGTTGATCCATAAAGAAGCGTTTATGGAAAAGCAACAATTGTTTGATGAATTGAAACTCAGAGCAAGTTATGGTGTTACGGGAAGTATTTCGGGTGTGGGTAATTTTGCATCACGTTCACTAGTAACATCTGGTACAAACTCTTATAACGGGCAATCAGGATTCTCTTTATCACAAATCGGTCAACCGATTACCTGGGAAAAAGCGCAGCAAACAAATGTTGGAATTGATGCGAGTATCCTGAACAACCGCTTGTCGTTTTCAGTTGATGTGTTTCAACAACGCACATCTGATCTTTTATACAATAAGCCGGTGCAGGCCACGTCGGGTTATACCACCATTGCTTCCAACATTGGCGTGATGGAAAACAGTGGAATCGAATTCTCTGCTTTTGGTAAAATTCTCACCAAAAAATTTAAGTGGGATTTTGGCGGAAACATTTCGTTTGTAAAGAACAAGGTTGTTTCATTAATTGATAATACCAACTTTCTGATTGTTCCATCTTCCGGATCAAATCTGTATGGTGGCCAGATGCATGCGTTAATAACAGGGCAGCCGGTGAGTACCTGGTTTATCTATGAGCAAACCGGCATTTATCAAACGGATGCCGACGTGCCAACTGCATTGTTTGCTAAAGGTGTACGAGCAGGCGATGTAATCTACCGAGATGTAAATAAGGATGGGGATATCACTGACGCAGATCGATTGAATGTGGGCAAATCTATTCCTGATTTCTTTGGTGGGTTTACTTCAAATTTATCGTATGGCGGATTTGAATTGAGTTTGTTTGGTCAATTCGCTGTTGGCAATAAAGTAATGGCCGCCTGGAGGGGTGTAAATGGTACGGAAGGAACGGACCATCTTGGTAATGCATTTTCTAATACCAGACTTTTGAACGGCACAACTGTAGAGCAGTTTTTTGGAATAAGAAAAGAAGTGGCGCTGAATTACTGGAATGGGCCGGGTACAAGTAATACCACTCCACGACCTGTGCGGCGTGGTGTGCATACAGGGTACGGTTCGGCAGGTTATAATTTTCTTACAAGTACACGTTTCTTAGAAAATGCGTCTTACTTCAAACTGAAAACAGCAACACTGTCGTACAATATTCCGACAACAACATTGAAACTAAAATCAATTGCGGGTATCAGGGTCTTTGCATCAGTTGATAATTTTATCACACTTACCAAATACTCCGGTTACGATCCCGAGCAGACATTTGAAAGCAGCCCCGGCGATTCAAACTATGGTGTTGACTTTGGATTACAGGCAACTTTACGCACATTTTTGTTTGGAGTGAATATTAAATTCTAA